From Desulfuromonas soudanensis, the proteins below share one genomic window:
- a CDS encoding DUF1804 family protein yields the protein MAEKGAKAKLYDFAFRLYGEGRSLSEIELTLDVSRQTLSAWKAESKRPNDDLDDWDKARKLKRSNVQRLRDLFDRELTALEESRAGEMSAVSLDAITKLGTLVQRWEQAESAPAYDKPQVFLDNLQFIIGWLSENDPEGLKVLAESFDSLTQAFKAGCNGNA from the coding sequence ATGGCCGAGAAGGGCGCCAAGGCCAAACTTTATGACTTTGCCTTCCGTCTCTATGGCGAAGGCCGGAGCCTGAGTGAGATCGAGCTGACCCTCGATGTTTCCCGCCAGACGCTCTCCGCCTGGAAGGCCGAAAGCAAACGCCCTAACGATGATCTCGACGATTGGGATAAGGCCCGCAAACTCAAGCGCAGCAACGTGCAACGGCTGCGCGATCTCTTCGACCGCGAGTTGACCGCCCTCGAAGAGTCACGCGCCGGGGAGATGTCGGCAGTCTCCTTGGATGCCATCACCAAGCTCGGCACCCTGGTGCAGCGCTGGGAACAGGCAGAAAGTGCCCCGGCCTACGACAAGCCGCAGGTCTTCCTCGATAACCTCCAGTTCATCATCGGCTGGTTGAGCGAGAACGATCCGGAGGGCCTCAAGGTGCTGGCCGAAAGCTTCGACTCCTTAACCCAGGCATTCAAGGCGGGCTGCAATGGCAATGCGTAA